One Cryptomeria japonica chromosome 9, Sugi_1.0, whole genome shotgun sequence genomic window carries:
- the LOC131030219 gene encoding zinc finger protein CONSTANS-LIKE 4, producing MVKDEDCHASKDSFRAWSIPKLCDACRITSCLLYCKADSAYLCMDCDLKVHGANKLASRHERVWMCEVCEQAPAAVTCKADAAVLCLTCDADIHSANPLARRHDRLPVVPFFDCAKFIKPSITYSDAVCFNSDAVEDDDLAASWLFPNPKHTEGVKNCSDAETDAGEGFGKGDGIGCQNKGCFVPEFFPDVDPYLDLEYASSMDTGNRFSGGMDSVVPVQSHGSGGSVVDASTLSDSFDADPSSCKANYSYTSATSFNHSLSSSSLDVGVVPDVTVNDISTPFKRVMVEVGGQGTIHCIPLDREARVMRYKEKRKNRKFEKTIRYASRKAYAETRPRIKGRFAKRTDVDVDQMYASVDLGYGLVPSF from the exons ATGGTGAAGGACGAGGACTGTCACGCTTCAAAGGACTCATTCCGTGCCTGGAGCATCCCTAAGCTCTGCGATGCCTGCAGAATTACAAGCTGCTTGCTTTACTGTAAGGCGGATTCTGCTTATTTGTGTATGGACTGTGATTTAAAGGTTCACGGCGCAAATAAATTGGCGTCAAGGCACGAGAGGGTTTGGATGTGCGAGGTCTGTGAGCAGGCCCCTGCGGCCGTCACTTGTAAGGCCGATGCCGCCGTCCTTTGCCTCACCTGTGACGCCGACATACATTCTGCAAATCCCCTGGCTCGCCGTCACGATAGGCTCCCTGTAGTGCCTTTCTTTGACTGCGCTAAATTCATCAAACCCTCGATTACCTATTCTGACGCTGTTTGCTTCAATTCTGACGCCGTTGAAGACGATGACCTTGCTGCTTCGTGGCTGTTTCCAAACCCTAAGCATACTGAGGGCGTCAAGAACTGCAGCGACGCCGAGACTGACGCCGGCGAGGGGTTCGGGAAAGGCGACGGGATCGGGTGTCAAAATAAGGGGTGTTTTGTGCCGGAGTTTTTTCCAGATGTAGATCCTTACCTGGATTTGGAATACGCTTCGTCGATGGATACCGGGAATCGGTTTTCCGGCGGTATGGACAGCGTCGTTCCAGTTCAGAGCCATGGCAGCGGCGGCAGCGTCGTTGACGCCTCTACGCTTTCTGACAGTTTTGACGCCGATCCGTCGTCCTGCAAGGCCAATTACAGTTATACGTCTGCCACGTCATTCAACCACAGC TTATCATCCTCTTCATTGGATGTTGGGGTGGTCCCAGATGTCACGGTGAATGATATATCGACACCCTTCAAGAGAGTGATGGTGGAGGTGGGAGGGCAAGGGACAATCCATTGTATTCCATTGGATCGTGAGGCAAGGGTGATGAGAtacaaggaaaagaggaagaatagAAAGTTTGAGAAGACAATTAGGTATGCTAGTAGGAAAGCCTATGCTGAGACTAGGCCACGAATTAAAGGTCGATTTGCTAAGAGGACAGATGTCGATGTTGACCAGATGTATGCATCAGTTGATCTTGGATATGGCCTCGTTCCCTCGTTTTAA